The following nucleotide sequence is from Pseudomonas sp. RC10.
ATTCATGACATAGCGGGTTGGGCCCAGTGCCAGAACCACCAGCATCAAACCGAACGACATCCACATGTTCAAGATCGACAAGCGCTTCATCCCTCGCGAAACACCCGCCACGAGAGACACTGCGGCGATGAGGCTCACCAGCGCGATGATGCCCAGTTGCAGGCCCATGCTGACGGGAATTTGAAACACCTGATTGAGGCCGGTGTTGATTTGTACCACGCCCAACCCCAGCGATTGAGACACGCCAAACGCCGTGATGCAGACCCCCATGATGTCCACTGCGTGTCCAATCGGCCCGTAGATGCGCTGACCGATCAGGGGGTAAAGAACCGAGCGAAGCGCCAGTGGCAGGCCTTTGCAGTAGGCGAAATAAGCAAGCCCGAGCCCAATGGTCGTGAAGATAGCCCACGGATGCAGGCCCCAATGGAACAGCGTCAGACGCATGGCCGTGGTGGCGGACTCATCCGTCAGCCCTTTGCTAAACGGGTTTGACGAGTAGTGCAGCACGGGTTCGGCCACGGACCAGAAGATCAGGCCGATCCCCATCCCTGCACTGAAGAGCATCGAGATCCAGGCAGGGAAGCTGAATTCGGGTTTGTCCCCTTCACGCCCGAGCTTGAGCGTGCCGTAGCGGCTGACAGCGATGAGGATCAATGCGCCCAACAGGCCGCTTACTAACGCAAGATAAAACCATTTGAAGTTGTCGAGGATTGCATCCGATGCAATTTTGAAAGCGTGAGCGGCCTGATCTCCAAGCGTCGCGCACAGCACGACGAACGCAAGAACAATAGCCACGGAAACGATCGTTACGGTTGGATTGAGGCCTTTGAACAGGCCACTTTTGGCACGCATTGGGATTCTCCCCTTTTTGTTTTAGTACGCCATCGTATGACGCCGATACGCGACTGGGATTGATAGCGCCGCCAATTTGCGCGAGGCCGAAGCGCTCAACAAACTATTTAAACTCATCGACTTATGAGATTTACGCATGCGAGAAAAAGGCAGATAAGACGAAAAATAATAAATGAGAATTTCTCATTAATAGCGTTGAAAAAATCGTTTGTGACGCGGGGCGTGAAATCGAAAGAATCCGCCGGGCCAAGGCCTGACCCTGACGGCCTCGAACAAGCGATTTTGGAGATAACAATAATGGGCACCGCGAATCTCATCCCCGTGCAAAGTCTGGAAACCGTGCTTTCTCCTATCGAGCAAGCTCATGGTTTGACCAACCCTTTCTATACCGATCAACGTTACTTCGAGCTTGATCGTGACCGTGTGCTGGGCCGCAACTGGGCATGCATCGGCTTTGCATCCGACCTGCCGAGGAACGCCTACGTGAAGCCGGTTGATTTCATGGGCCTGCCTTTGCTCATGATGCGTAACCGCGAAGGGACCGTTCAGGTCTTCCACAACGTGTGCAGTCACCGCGGGGTTAAGTTGGTGCAGGCTGCAGGCGAAGTGCAGGGCGTTATCCGATGCCCGTACCACTCCTGGACGTACGACCTGAACGGCGCTCTGCGAGGCACCCCGCATGTGGGGGGTATCAACCAGCACAAAGATGACCGCTTCGCTTGCGAGAAGCACGGCCTGAAGGCACTGCGCAGCGAAATCTGGATGGACATGGTCTTCGTCAACCTGTCGGGTGATGCCCCGGATTTGCAGGAGTCCCTGGCGCCGCTGACAGAGCGCTGGGCTCAGTTCCTGGGTGCTGACGGGATGGGGCTGATGCGCCGCGAATCGAACAGCGGCGCCATGGCCATCGAGGTCAAGTGCAACTGGAAACTGGCAGTGGAGAACTACTGTGAGGCGTACCATCTGCCGTGGGTCCATCCGAGCCTGAACACGTATTCTCGCCTCGAAGACCACTACAACATCATGTTTGATCAGTTCGCCGGACAAGGCAGCTATGCCTACAACCTGTCCGATGTTGCGGGCACCCATCTTCCGACATTCCCGTCGTGGCCTGCGGATCGCATGCGCAACGCTGAGTACGTGGCGTTCTTCCCCAACGTCTTGCTGGGCATCCAGGCCGACCACGCGTTTGCCATGATGCTGGAACCTATCGAGCCAGGAAAAACCGTTGAGCATCTGCGCCTGTTCTACGTCGGCGATCAAGCGCTCGATGCGAAATACGAAGCTGCCCGCAAGGCGGTCATGGACTCGTGGCGTGTGGTGTTTGCTGAAGACATTGCTTCGGTAGAAGGCATGCAGATGGGGCGCAGCTCGCCAGGTTACAACGGCGGCGCTTTCTCCCCTGAAATGGATCTTCCAACCCATTACTTTCACAAGTGGACGGCTCGGCAACTGCTCGATACCGCCCAGCAAGGTTGAGCCAGGAGAACATCATGAATTCCAGACACTGGCTTAATTACATTGATGGGCAATGGGTCGACAGCGAGCAACGATTGACCATCCTTGCACCTGCGACCAACCAACCTGTTGCGACCATCGCCCAAGCCAGCGAGGGTGATGCCGAACGAGCCCTCAATGCTGCTCGCCGCTGTGCCGACAGCGGCGAGCTCACCCATGCGCGTCCGGCGCATCGCGTGACGTGGTTGCTCAGAATTGCGGAAGAGATCCGCGCCATCGCCGATGAAGGTGCTCGTATCCTGTGCGCGGAAAATGGCAAGACGCTGCGCGATGCAAAAGGCGAGTTCGATGAAGCGGCCCGCTATTTCGAATATTACGCGGGCATGGCCGACAAGATCGAAGGCACGTCGATCCCGTTGGGCAACGGGTACATGGACTTCACTCTGTACGACCCAATGGGCGTCTCGCTGCAGATCGTGCCGTGGAATTTTCCTGTCTCGATTTGTGCGCGTTCAT
It contains:
- a CDS encoding BCCT family transporter, whose protein sequence is MRAKSGLFKGLNPTVTIVSVAIVLAFVVLCATLGDQAAHAFKIASDAILDNFKWFYLALVSGLLGALILIAVSRYGTLKLGREGDKPEFSFPAWISMLFSAGMGIGLIFWSVAEPVLHYSSNPFSKGLTDESATTAMRLTLFHWGLHPWAIFTTIGLGLAYFAYCKGLPLALRSVLYPLIGQRIYGPIGHAVDIMGVCITAFGVSQSLGLGVVQINTGLNQVFQIPVSMGLQLGIIALVSLIAAVSLVAGVSRGMKRLSILNMWMSFGLMLVVLALGPTRYVMNFLFESTGDYLQHLVGLSFWTDTQSNSSWQKSWTAFYWPWWMTWGPFVGLFIARISRGRTIRELIIGALLVPTLVTILWMSVFGGSALKDEQNARIASAQQVSSQDNATAPFQGGVILQATQKETTSAMFTLLERLDGPTIGGLLCVLVCLLLAVHFVTTADAGTQVLCMLNSVGSINPPNWIRVLWCFLEGAIAGGLLLAGGLAAIQLASIVIGLPIALFLLVTAYSLLRSLREDTVWPVQTLMMRPAINDVSLRPETGQLLTQPTHREMA
- a CDS encoding aromatic ring-hydroxylating dioxygenase subunit alpha, with the protein product MGTANLIPVQSLETVLSPIEQAHGLTNPFYTDQRYFELDRDRVLGRNWACIGFASDLPRNAYVKPVDFMGLPLLMMRNREGTVQVFHNVCSHRGVKLVQAAGEVQGVIRCPYHSWTYDLNGALRGTPHVGGINQHKDDRFACEKHGLKALRSEIWMDMVFVNLSGDAPDLQESLAPLTERWAQFLGADGMGLMRRESNSGAMAIEVKCNWKLAVENYCEAYHLPWVHPSLNTYSRLEDHYNIMFDQFAGQGSYAYNLSDVAGTHLPTFPSWPADRMRNAEYVAFFPNVLLGIQADHAFAMMLEPIEPGKTVEHLRLFYVGDQALDAKYEAARKAVMDSWRVVFAEDIASVEGMQMGRSSPGYNGGAFSPEMDLPTHYFHKWTARQLLDTAQQG